The Candidozyma auris chromosome 1, complete sequence genome includes a region encoding these proteins:
- the CDC34 gene encoding SCF E2 ubiquitin-protein ligase catalytic subunit CDC34, with protein MSSKSAAAILQRQFRDLTDPKKGIPSFHIELDDDNIFLWNIGIMVLNKESMYHGGFFKGQMRFPADFPFSPPTFRFTPAIYHPNVYRDGRLCISILHQGGDPTSDEPDSETWSPAQTVESVLISIVSLLEDPNISSPANIDASVELRKSPEAYKKKVMQEVARSKQDIPEGFVVPESEVHAYGGANGAAKDAEQEPVDEDFWYDSEEESFDEESLMDDMEDVEDDVEEEESDVEIAVK; from the coding sequence ATGAGCTCCAAATCCGCCGCAGCGATTCTCCAGCGGCAGTTCAGAGACTTGACTGATCCGAAAAAGGGGATCCCTTCGTTCCACATTGAGCTTGACGACGATaacatcttcttgtggaaCATCGGCATCATGgtgctcaacaaagagtCGATGTACCACGGCGGTTTCTTCAAGGGCCAGATGAGATTTCCGGCCGACTTCCCCTTCTCGCCTCCAACATTCCGCTTCACCCCGGCCATCTACCACCCTAATGTTTACCGCGATGGCAGATTGTGTATTTCCATTCTCCACCAAGGCGGTGACCCAACCTCGGATGAGCCTGACAGTGAGACGTGGTCCCCAGCACAGACAGTTGAGTCGGTGTTGATTTCGATCGTGTCGCTTTTGGAGGACCCCAACATCTCTTCGCCAGCTAACATCGATGCCTCGGTCGAGTTGCGCAAGAGCCCGGAAGcatacaagaagaaggtcaTGCAAGAGGTGGCCAGATCGAAGCAGGACATCCCTGAAGGTTTTGTTGTGCCTGAGTCCGAAGTCCATGCTTATGGTGGCGCCAACGGTGCTGCTAAAGATGCCGAACAGGAGCCTGTGGATGAGGATTTCTGGTACGACAGCGAGGAGGAGTCCTTTGACGAAGAAAGCCTCATGGACGACATGGAGGATGTGGAGGATGAtgtcgaggaagaagagagcgaCGTGGAGATCGCTGTGAAATAG
- a CDS encoding mitochondrial 54S ribosomal protein mL43 has protein sequence MPVKAIPKGSLARNGIGAFVRPCYKVTLQFCNWGGSSQGMRDFLTTEKTSLAKFASNFKDTYFEVKKQAGHPQLILHYNNGKNRSVDVRNQSRSEIIKKLWENLQKSGNDPFKFNQKVMSNNESVRGVWSPLHVAKENRHRI, from the coding sequence ATGCCTGTAAAAGCCATCCCCAAGGGCTCGCTAGCCCGTAACGGTATCGGGGCATTTGTCAGACCATGCTATAAAGTCACActtcaattttgcaacTGGGGCGGCTCCTCACAAGGAATGAGAGACTTCTTGACCACAGAGAAGACGTCATTGGCCAAATTTGCCTCGAACTTCAAGGACACTTATtttgaagtcaagaaaCAAGCTGGTCATCCACAGTTGATTCTTCACTACAACAACGGGAAAAACCGCAGCGTGGATGTCAGGAATCAAAGCAGATccgagatcatcaagaagctctggGAGAATTTGCAGAAGAGCGGCAACGATCCATTCAAATTCAATCAAAAGGTGATGTCCAACAACGAGTCTGTAAGAGGCGTCTGGTCTCCATTGCATGTGGCCAAGGAGAACAGACACAGAATATAG
- the MUP1 gene encoding Mup1p, with protein sequence MPDFFKKEAEDGSLVKNSNEISSLQDTENDAAVVNIDQNKKQIGIISSIFLVTNRIIGAGVFSTASTILNLSGSVGTSLIMWVIGSLIAFTGLLTYMELGSAIPRNGGEKNYLEYIYRKPKFFVTAMYASYVFFLGWAAGNSVVTGEFLLNAAGKEVTKWNSRAIGIGVITFAFLVNGLHVKSGLFLANVLGVFKVVVILFISVTGWVALGGGIKNKEFHNPHNFTDAFSGTTPTGFGIVNALYNIIWSYVGYSNANYALGEIKNPVRTLKIAAPTALIIITILYMLVNIAYYSVVPADEIRNSGRIVASAFFRYAFNEKAEKAASVIVALSTLGNVLSVIFSQGRIIQQLGREGSLPFSRFFATQKPFDTPFVGLFQHWVVCIVTIVAPPPGDAYNFVLNLISYPLNVVNTFVALGLLWLKWNSYKGRTTWKAPITTPFPIVAFFFLSSLYLIVAPYIPPSDGQKVYNSLPYWIHPVVTWAVFAVGALYWLVWVKVLPRIGGYTLASKEILGEDGYWRNKFFKIPHGEIMEDSELSEAKPVE encoded by the coding sequence ATGCCcgactttttcaaaaaagaggCCGAAGACGGTTCTCTTGTTAAAAACTCAAATGAAATCAGCTCGCTACAAGATACCGAAAATGATGCCGCCGTGGTGAACATTGACCAGAACAAAAAGCAGATCGGTATCATTTCGTCAATTTTCCTTGTCACTAACCGTATCATTGGAGCAGGTGTTTTCTCCACCGCATCCACCATTTTGAATCTTTCTGGCTCCGTTGGCACCTCCTTGATCATGTGGGTCATCGGCTCCCTCATCGCCTTTACTGGTCTACTTACGTATATGGAGTTGGGTTCTGCCATCCCAAGAAACGGAGGTGAAAAAAACTACTTGGAGTACATTTACAGAAAACCTAAGTTTTTTGTCACCGCCATGTACGCCTCCTACGTTTTCTTCCTAGGTTGGGCTGCTGGTAACTCGGTGGTGACTGGTGAGTTTTTGCTCAATGCCGCAGGCAAGGAAGTGACCAAGTGGAACTCAAGAGCCATTGGCATTGGTGTGATCACGTTTGCGTTTTTGGTCAACGGTCTCCACGTGAAGAGCGGGTTGTTTTTGGCCAACGTGCTTGGTGTGTTCAAGGTGGTTGtgattctcttcatttCCGTCACTGGGTGGGTCGCCTTGGGTGGaggcatcaagaacaaggaATTCCACAACCCTCACAACTTCACAGACGCTTTCAGCGGTACAACGCCGACTGGCTTTGGTATCGTCAATGCCTTGTACAATATCATTTGGTCGTACGTGGGCTACTCGAATGCCAACTACGCTTTGGGCGAAATCAAGAACCCCGTCAGAACCTTGAAGATTGCCGCTCCCACCGCTTtgatcatcatcaccattCTCTACATGTTGGTCAACATCGCCTACTACTCTGTGGTGCCTGCTGACGAGATTCGTAACTCGGGTAGAATTGTGGCTTCAGCGTTCTTCAGATACGCTTTCAACGAGAAGGCCGAGAAGGCTGCCTCTGTAATTGTGGCTCTTTCCACCTTGGGCAATGTCTTGTCGGTGATTTTCTCCCAGGGTAGAATCATCCAGCAGTTAGGTCGTGAGGGCAGTTTGCCATTCTCGAGGTTTTTCGCTACTCAAAAACCATTCGACACTCCATTTGTGGGTCTCTTCCAGCACTGGGTCGTCTGTATTGTCACCATTGTGGCTCCTCCCCCAGGTGACGCTTACAACTTTGTATTGAACTTGATCTCGTACCCATTGAACGTTGTCAACACATTTGTGGCCTTGGGTTTGTTATGGCTTAAATGGAACAGCTACAAGGGCAGGACCACATGGAAGGCCCCAATCACCACTCCTTTCCCCATTgttgccttctttttcctttcgTCGTTATACTTGATCGTGGCCCCATATATCCCACCTTCCGATGGTCAGAAGGTGTACAACAGTTTGCCATATTGGATTCATCCAGTTGTTACTTGGGCTGTTTTTGCTGTTGGCGCTCTTTACTGGCTTGTATGGGTGAAGGTGTTGCCTAGGATAGGTGGTTACACATTGGCCAGTAAGGAGATTCTTGGTGAGGATGGATACTGGAGAAAcaagtttttcaagatccCTCACGGCGAAATAATGGAAGACCTGGAGCTCAGTGAAGCGAAGCCGGTGGAGTAA
- a CDS encoding sulfonate dioxygenase, which translates to MVAQSKTFGDFDTHFNKDTDEITADGVLTVSKEGREKAKYPEFLPQWDPNQKFPPLKFFKHEDPGLRADPGFPNLLPKDGTQKVQRVTPKLGTEITGVQLSHLDDRGKDELALLVAQRGVVIFRDQDFAKHGPTFATNFGKHFGRLHIHPTSGAPKDHPELHITYRRADPNEFDRAFSERVNAITWHSDVSYELQPPGITFFSVLEGPDSGGDTIFADSVEAYKRLSPEFQKRLAGLHVLHTSGDQASNSRRAGGVERRKPVSHIHPLIRTHPVTKEKIIFLNRPFSRRIVELKQEESDYLLNFLYNHIELAHDLQLRARWEPNTVVVWDNRRVSHSAVIDWDEPISRHAFRITPQAERPVEDLKDLNKEELEIGDVVEAISNLK; encoded by the coding sequence ATGGTTGCTCAACTGAAGACTTTTGGCGACTTCGACAcccacttcaacaaggacacTGACGAGATCACCGCTGATGGCGTGTTAACCGTTTCCAAAGagggaagagaaaaggCAAAATACCCGGAGTTTTTGCCTCAATGGGATCCTAACCAGAAGTTTCCACCAttgaagtttttcaagCACGAGGATCCGGGCCTCAGAGCCGACCCGGGGTTCCCTAACCTTCTTCCCAAAGATGGTACTCAAAAGGTACAAAGAGTGACTCCAAAATTGGGAACCGAGATCACAGGGGTGCAATTGTCTCATTTGGATGACAGGGGCAAGGACGAGTTGGCGTTGCTTGTGGCCCAGAGAGGCGTGGTGATTTTCAGAGACCAGGACTTTGCCAAACATGGGCCTACTTTCGCAACCAACTTTGGTAAACATTTTGGCAGACTCCACATTCACCCAACTTCAGGAGCTCCAAAAGACCACCCAGAGTTGCACATCACCTACAGAAGAGCCGACCCGAATGAGTTTGACAGAGCGTTCTCTGAGAGAGTCAACGCTATTACCTGGCACTCTGATGTCTCTTACGAGCTCCAGCCCCCAGGAAttaccttcttctctgttttgGAAGGCCCTGACTCTGGAGGAGACACGATTTTCGCCGACAGCGTCGAAGCTTACAAGAGATTGTCGCCAGAGTTCCAAAAGAGATTGGCTGGGTTGCACGTTTTGCACACCTCTGGCGACCAGGCACTGAATTCCAGAAGAGCCGGTGGAGtcgagagaagaaaaccGGTGTCTCACATCCACCCATTGATCAGAACTCACCCAGTAACCAAGGAAAAGAtcattttcttgaacaGGCCATTTTCTAGAAGAATTGTCGAGttgaagcaagaagagtCGGACTACttgttgaacttcttgTACAACCACATTGAATTGGCTCACGACTTGCAGTTGAGAGCCAGGTGGGAGCCTAACACCGTTGTTGTCTGGGACAACAGAAGGGTGCTGCACTCCGCTGTGATTGACTGGGATGAGCCAATTTCCAGACATGCCTTTAGAATCACTCCTCAGGCCGAGAGACCCGTGGAGGACTTAAAggacttgaacaaggagGAATTGGAGATTGGCGATGTCGTGGAGGCTATTTCCAATTTGAAATAA
- the ZCF3 gene encoding Zcf3p, whose translation MCSLNYKSYQQVLNLGCDKKSKAAKQRVAKPTVQKRRTKTGCMTCRRRKKKCDEHKVGGKCQACIRNFLDCHWPGEEAEVTENKAVPVPSSPELLTRFKAESPVNNGADAYPSPVMSPKAESVEHSYNCMDIKSLTLPPISEKVVKSEKVAQEKSSKPETKKKNIQGEKFFIASFDSGKSLCQIKA comes from the coding sequence ATGTGCAGTCTAAACTACAAAAGTTATCAACAGGTGCTCAATCTCGGGTGCGATAAGAAGAGCAAAGCAGCCAAGCAGAGAGTGGCCAAACCAACagttcaaaagagaagaacgaAAACAGGGTGTATGACATGTCGTcgcagaaagaagaagtgtgACGAGCACAAGGTCGGAGGGAAATGCCAGGCATGTATACGGAACTTTTTGGACTGCCATTGGCCTGGTGAGGAAGCAGAGGTTACAGAGAACAAGGCGGTTCCCGTGCCATCATCTCCCGAGCTTCTCACTAGATTTAAGGCTGAGAGCCCCGTTAATAACGGCGCCGACGCTTACCCGTCTCCTGTGATGTCGCCAAAGGCAGAATCCGTGGAGCACTCGTACAACTGTATGGACATCAAGAGCTTGACTTTGCCTCCAATACTGgagaaggtggtgaagtCGGAAAAGGTAGCGCAGGAGAAAAGTTCAAAGCCagaaacgaagaagaagaatattCAGGGCGAGAAGTTTTTCATTGCATCGTTCGACTCGGGCAAGTCGCTTTGTCAGATCAAAGCATGA